One segment of Takifugu rubripes chromosome 5, fTakRub1.2, whole genome shotgun sequence DNA contains the following:
- the e4f1 gene encoding transcription factor E4F1 isoform X2, with amino-acid sequence MNVENNHTAETEAEATSNGSETITIQSTLGDEDEDVHKCGRCQTEFSALEAFIQHKLQQGCKRVEAREASDQDGSQEVNATNGTSPIDIQNSDSASSDKKVKSLADKNSGPLGRGHRRKITSHKVTEQTDGSDSPVSDNGVDDKHLYKVNQEGRYICQLCQKTFKTINILRTHLKTHSDQKNFSCDLCRTSFHTKGSLVRHNRRHTDERPYRCNLCGHSFRESGALTRHLKAITPCTEKIRFAQYKEILVSKDGLQKGVADDDDDDDAAAAAAAVAVTEQQEVVVVEQESEEQVVEAQTAVVSVVEADSQEVLHQVHFTMEVDGTTQEQQLVVEQSQAEALAAAAAAGDSLICQAIINSGIALGAEEAMVEETSETTEMIHEEDSECPDDEEEDEEEENIPEVQAAVDGSDCPSLKLHTCPHCNRSFKGLNYFRCHVKSHLGCKPFKCTVCEKEFLTGYLLKKHMEIHVSERRYKCGECGKLYKTIGHVREHMRAHSDERPYHCARCNKGYKTKNALQVHQRTHGDEKPYVCQFCMKGFREKGSLVRHVRHHTGEKPFKCPKCGRAFAEHGTLNRHMRAKGGCHKDDSSLEEASVTEDQASVESLTTETIISDDPHAVLVEFSSVVADTQEYIIKTQTAEDVREQEVTLIQDSQNEMGNHIMKVVQRIVSQSRGSNGTGSRQIIVRNTAVDEEGASISDCGDTITIATPESLTEQVAMTLASAIGDGTLLTTSGALDASVGTVTMVTSEETVQEEIQMVQQQEEYVITTPEEVEIQTVIV; translated from the exons ATGAATGTCGAAAATAATCATACGGCAGAGACCGAAGCTGAAGCAACGAGCAACGGCAGTGAGACCATCACCATCCAGTCTACGCTGGGAGATGAAG ATGAAGATGTGCATAAATGCGGACGCTGTCAGACCGAGTTTTCGGCGCTGGAGGCTTTTATCCAGCACAAGCTGCAACAGGGCTGCAAACGTGTGGAAGCACGGGAGGCCAGCGACCAGGATGGCAGTCAAGAG GTCAACGCAACAAATGGAACGTCTCCCATAGACATACAAAATTCTGACAGCGCCTCTTCAGATAAAAAAGTGAAGAGCCTCGCTG ACAAAAACTCTGGCCCGTTGGGCCGAGGTCACAGGAGGAAGATCACTTCACATAAAGTGACTGAGCAGACGGATGGTAGTGACTCGCCTGTATCTGACAATGGCGTTGACGACAAGCACTTGTACAAAGTCAACCAAGAAGGACGGTACATATGCCAACTTTgtcaaaagacatttaaaact ATTAACATCTTAAGAACTCATTTGAAAACTCACAGTGACCAGAAGAACTTCTCATGTGACTTGTGCAGGACCTCCTTCCATACGAAAGGCTCCCTGGTTCGTCACAACCGCCGTCACACTG ATGAGCGGCCATATCGTTGCAACCTTTGTGGCCATTCGTTTAGGGAGTCGGGCGCCCTCACGAGACACCTGAAAGCCATCACGCCGTGCACAGAAAAGATCCGCTTTGCTCAGTACAAGGAGATCCTGGTCAGCAAAGATGGCCTGCAAAAAG GAgttgctgatgatgatgatgatgatgatgctgctgccgccgccgccgcagttGCTGTGACTGAGCAGCAAGAAGTGGTGGTTGTAGAGCAAGAGTCTGAGGAGCAGGTTGTAGAAGCTCAGACGGCTGTTGTCAGTGTGGTGGAAGCTGACTCTCAAGAGGTCCTTCATCAGGTCCACTTCACAATGGAGGTGGATGGAACCacacaggagcagcag CTTGTTGTGGAGCAGTCGCAGGCAGAAGCTCTggctgcagccgcagcagcggGCGACAGCCTCATCTGCCAGGCCATCATCAACTCCGGCATCGCACTGGGCGCAGAAGAAGCCATGGTTGAAGAAACCTCGGAGACGACGGAGATGATTCATGAAGAGGACTCCGAGTGCccggatgatgaggaggaagacgaggaggaggaaaatatCCCTGAGGTCCAG GCAGCTGTTGATGGCAGCGATTGTCCATCTTTAAAGCTGCACACATGTCCACACTGTAATCGCTCCTTCAAGGGCCTCAATTACTTCCGCTGCCATGTTAAAAGCCATTTAG GTTGTAAGCCTTTTAAGTGCACAGTGTGTGAAAAGGAGTTTCTGACTGGGTACCTGCTGAAGAAACACATGGAGATCCACGTCAGCGAGAGGAGGTACAAGTGCGGCGAGTGCGGCAAACTGTACAAGACCATCGGGCACGTCCGGGAACACATGAGGGCGCACTCGGACGAAAGGCCGTACCACTGCGCCAGGTGCAACAAGGGGTACAAGACCAAG AATGCATTGCAGGTCCATCAGAGGACGCACGGCGACGAGAAACCGTACGTGTGTCAGTTCTGCATGAAAGGATTCAGAGAGAAAGGCTCTCTAGTGCGACACGTCCGCCATCACACGGGGGAGAAGCCTTTCAAGTGTCCCAAATGCGGCCGAGCCTTTGCCGAGCACGGGACGCTAAACCGACACATGCGCGCCAAAG GTGGCTGCCATAAGGACGATTCCAGCCTGGAAGAGGCTTCAGTGACAGAAGATCAGGCATCGGTGGAAAGCCTCACGACGGAAACCATCATCTCAGACGACCCGCACGCGGTCCTGGTGGAGTTCTCCTCAGTGGTGGCAGACACACAGGAGTACATCATCAAG ACACAAACGGCAGAGGATGTGCGGGAACAAGAAGTAACCCTCATTCAGGACAGCCAGAATGAG ATGGGGAATCACATCATGAAAGTCGTGCAGCGAATCGTCAGCCAGTCGCGAGGCAGCAACGGCACGGGCAGCCGCCAGATCATCGTGCGCAACACCGCCGTGGACGAGGAAGGCGCGTCCATCTCCGACTGCGGCGACACCATCACCATCGCCACGCCAGAAAGCCTGACGGAACAGGTGGCCATGACGCTGGCTTCGGCCATCGGCGACGGCACATTGCTCACCACCTCAGGCGCCTTGGATGCTTCGGTCGGGACTGTTACTATGGTTACCTCAGAGGAGACGGTGCAGGAGGAAATCCAGATGgtgcaacagcaggaggagTACGTGATCACAACCCCTGAAGAGGTGGAGATCCAGACAGTGATTGTATGA
- the e4f1 gene encoding transcription factor E4F1 isoform X1 gives MNVENNHTAETEAEATSNGSETITIQSTLGDEDEDVHKCGRCQTEFSALEAFIQHKLQQGCKRVEAREASDQDGSQEVNATNGTSPIDIQNSDSASSDKKVKSLADKNSGPLGRGHRRKITSHKVTEQTDGSDSPVSDNGVDDKHLYKVNQEGRYICQLCQKTFKTINILRTHLKTHSDQKNFSCDLCRTSFHTKGSLVRHNRRHTDERPYRCNLCGHSFRESGALTRHLKAITPCTEKIRFAQYKEILVSKDGLQKGVADDDDDDDAAAAAAAVAVTEQQEVVVVEQESEEQVVEAQTAVVSVVEADSQEVLHQVHFTMEVDGTTQEQQLVVEQSQAEALAAAAAAGDSLICQAIINSGIALGAEEAMVEETSETTEMIHEEDSECPDDEEEDEEEENIPEVQVKEEILELEIPKEAAVDGSDCPSLKLHTCPHCNRSFKGLNYFRCHVKSHLGCKPFKCTVCEKEFLTGYLLKKHMEIHVSERRYKCGECGKLYKTIGHVREHMRAHSDERPYHCARCNKGYKTKNALQVHQRTHGDEKPYVCQFCMKGFREKGSLVRHVRHHTGEKPFKCPKCGRAFAEHGTLNRHMRAKGGCHKDDSSLEEASVTEDQASVESLTTETIISDDPHAVLVEFSSVVADTQEYIIKTQTAEDVREQEVTLIQDSQNEMGNHIMKVVQRIVSQSRGSNGTGSRQIIVRNTAVDEEGASISDCGDTITIATPESLTEQVAMTLASAIGDGTLLTTSGALDASVGTVTMVTSEETVQEEIQMVQQQEEYVITTPEEVEIQTVIV, from the exons ATGAATGTCGAAAATAATCATACGGCAGAGACCGAAGCTGAAGCAACGAGCAACGGCAGTGAGACCATCACCATCCAGTCTACGCTGGGAGATGAAG ATGAAGATGTGCATAAATGCGGACGCTGTCAGACCGAGTTTTCGGCGCTGGAGGCTTTTATCCAGCACAAGCTGCAACAGGGCTGCAAACGTGTGGAAGCACGGGAGGCCAGCGACCAGGATGGCAGTCAAGAG GTCAACGCAACAAATGGAACGTCTCCCATAGACATACAAAATTCTGACAGCGCCTCTTCAGATAAAAAAGTGAAGAGCCTCGCTG ACAAAAACTCTGGCCCGTTGGGCCGAGGTCACAGGAGGAAGATCACTTCACATAAAGTGACTGAGCAGACGGATGGTAGTGACTCGCCTGTATCTGACAATGGCGTTGACGACAAGCACTTGTACAAAGTCAACCAAGAAGGACGGTACATATGCCAACTTTgtcaaaagacatttaaaact ATTAACATCTTAAGAACTCATTTGAAAACTCACAGTGACCAGAAGAACTTCTCATGTGACTTGTGCAGGACCTCCTTCCATACGAAAGGCTCCCTGGTTCGTCACAACCGCCGTCACACTG ATGAGCGGCCATATCGTTGCAACCTTTGTGGCCATTCGTTTAGGGAGTCGGGCGCCCTCACGAGACACCTGAAAGCCATCACGCCGTGCACAGAAAAGATCCGCTTTGCTCAGTACAAGGAGATCCTGGTCAGCAAAGATGGCCTGCAAAAAG GAgttgctgatgatgatgatgatgatgatgctgctgccgccgccgccgcagttGCTGTGACTGAGCAGCAAGAAGTGGTGGTTGTAGAGCAAGAGTCTGAGGAGCAGGTTGTAGAAGCTCAGACGGCTGTTGTCAGTGTGGTGGAAGCTGACTCTCAAGAGGTCCTTCATCAGGTCCACTTCACAATGGAGGTGGATGGAACCacacaggagcagcag CTTGTTGTGGAGCAGTCGCAGGCAGAAGCTCTggctgcagccgcagcagcggGCGACAGCCTCATCTGCCAGGCCATCATCAACTCCGGCATCGCACTGGGCGCAGAAGAAGCCATGGTTGAAGAAACCTCGGAGACGACGGAGATGATTCATGAAGAGGACTCCGAGTGCccggatgatgaggaggaagacgaggaggaggaaaatatCCCTGAGGTCCAGGTGAAAGAAGAGATTTTGGAGCTGGAGATACCCAAAGAG GCAGCTGTTGATGGCAGCGATTGTCCATCTTTAAAGCTGCACACATGTCCACACTGTAATCGCTCCTTCAAGGGCCTCAATTACTTCCGCTGCCATGTTAAAAGCCATTTAG GTTGTAAGCCTTTTAAGTGCACAGTGTGTGAAAAGGAGTTTCTGACTGGGTACCTGCTGAAGAAACACATGGAGATCCACGTCAGCGAGAGGAGGTACAAGTGCGGCGAGTGCGGCAAACTGTACAAGACCATCGGGCACGTCCGGGAACACATGAGGGCGCACTCGGACGAAAGGCCGTACCACTGCGCCAGGTGCAACAAGGGGTACAAGACCAAG AATGCATTGCAGGTCCATCAGAGGACGCACGGCGACGAGAAACCGTACGTGTGTCAGTTCTGCATGAAAGGATTCAGAGAGAAAGGCTCTCTAGTGCGACACGTCCGCCATCACACGGGGGAGAAGCCTTTCAAGTGTCCCAAATGCGGCCGAGCCTTTGCCGAGCACGGGACGCTAAACCGACACATGCGCGCCAAAG GTGGCTGCCATAAGGACGATTCCAGCCTGGAAGAGGCTTCAGTGACAGAAGATCAGGCATCGGTGGAAAGCCTCACGACGGAAACCATCATCTCAGACGACCCGCACGCGGTCCTGGTGGAGTTCTCCTCAGTGGTGGCAGACACACAGGAGTACATCATCAAG ACACAAACGGCAGAGGATGTGCGGGAACAAGAAGTAACCCTCATTCAGGACAGCCAGAATGAG ATGGGGAATCACATCATGAAAGTCGTGCAGCGAATCGTCAGCCAGTCGCGAGGCAGCAACGGCACGGGCAGCCGCCAGATCATCGTGCGCAACACCGCCGTGGACGAGGAAGGCGCGTCCATCTCCGACTGCGGCGACACCATCACCATCGCCACGCCAGAAAGCCTGACGGAACAGGTGGCCATGACGCTGGCTTCGGCCATCGGCGACGGCACATTGCTCACCACCTCAGGCGCCTTGGATGCTTCGGTCGGGACTGTTACTATGGTTACCTCAGAGGAGACGGTGCAGGAGGAAATCCAGATGgtgcaacagcaggaggagTACGTGATCACAACCCCTGAAGAGGTGGAGATCCAGACAGTGATTGTATGA
- the e4f1 gene encoding transcription factor E4F1 isoform X3, with product MNVENNHTAETEAEATSNGSETITIQSTLGDEDEDVHKCGRCQTEFSALEAFIQHKLQQGCKRVEAREASDQDGSQEVNATNGTSPIDIQNSDSASSDKKVKSLADKNSGPLGRGHRRKITSHKVTEQTDGSDSPVSDNGVDDKHLYKVNQEGRYICQLCQKTFKTDLLPYERLPDERPYRCNLCGHSFRESGALTRHLKAITPCTEKIRFAQYKEILVSKDGLQKGVADDDDDDDAAAAAAAVAVTEQQEVVVVEQESEEQVVEAQTAVVSVVEADSQEVLHQVHFTMEVDGTTQEQQLVVEQSQAEALAAAAAAGDSLICQAIINSGIALGAEEAMVEETSETTEMIHEEDSECPDDEEEDEEEENIPEVQVKEEILELEIPKEAAVDGSDCPSLKLHTCPHCNRSFKGLNYFRCHVKSHLGCKPFKCTVCEKEFLTGYLLKKHMEIHVSERRYKCGECGKLYKTIGHVREHMRAHSDERPYHCARCNKGYKTKNALQVHQRTHGDEKPYVCQFCMKGFREKGSLVRHVRHHTGEKPFKCPKCGRAFAEHGTLNRHMRAKGGCHKDDSSLEEASVTEDQASVESLTTETIISDDPHAVLVEFSSVVADTQEYIIKTQTAEDVREQEVTLIQDSQNEMGNHIMKVVQRIVSQSRGSNGTGSRQIIVRNTAVDEEGASISDCGDTITIATPESLTEQVAMTLASAIGDGTLLTTSGALDASVGTVTMVTSEETVQEEIQMVQQQEEYVITTPEEVEIQTVIV from the exons ATGAATGTCGAAAATAATCATACGGCAGAGACCGAAGCTGAAGCAACGAGCAACGGCAGTGAGACCATCACCATCCAGTCTACGCTGGGAGATGAAG ATGAAGATGTGCATAAATGCGGACGCTGTCAGACCGAGTTTTCGGCGCTGGAGGCTTTTATCCAGCACAAGCTGCAACAGGGCTGCAAACGTGTGGAAGCACGGGAGGCCAGCGACCAGGATGGCAGTCAAGAG GTCAACGCAACAAATGGAACGTCTCCCATAGACATACAAAATTCTGACAGCGCCTCTTCAGATAAAAAAGTGAAGAGCCTCGCTG ACAAAAACTCTGGCCCGTTGGGCCGAGGTCACAGGAGGAAGATCACTTCACATAAAGTGACTGAGCAGACGGATGGTAGTGACTCGCCTGTATCTGACAATGGCGTTGACGACAAGCACTTGTACAAAGTCAACCAAGAAGGACGGTACATATGCCAACTTTgtcaaaagacatttaaaact GACCTCCTTCCATACGAAAGGCTCCCTG ATGAGCGGCCATATCGTTGCAACCTTTGTGGCCATTCGTTTAGGGAGTCGGGCGCCCTCACGAGACACCTGAAAGCCATCACGCCGTGCACAGAAAAGATCCGCTTTGCTCAGTACAAGGAGATCCTGGTCAGCAAAGATGGCCTGCAAAAAG GAgttgctgatgatgatgatgatgatgatgctgctgccgccgccgccgcagttGCTGTGACTGAGCAGCAAGAAGTGGTGGTTGTAGAGCAAGAGTCTGAGGAGCAGGTTGTAGAAGCTCAGACGGCTGTTGTCAGTGTGGTGGAAGCTGACTCTCAAGAGGTCCTTCATCAGGTCCACTTCACAATGGAGGTGGATGGAACCacacaggagcagcag CTTGTTGTGGAGCAGTCGCAGGCAGAAGCTCTggctgcagccgcagcagcggGCGACAGCCTCATCTGCCAGGCCATCATCAACTCCGGCATCGCACTGGGCGCAGAAGAAGCCATGGTTGAAGAAACCTCGGAGACGACGGAGATGATTCATGAAGAGGACTCCGAGTGCccggatgatgaggaggaagacgaggaggaggaaaatatCCCTGAGGTCCAGGTGAAAGAAGAGATTTTGGAGCTGGAGATACCCAAAGAG GCAGCTGTTGATGGCAGCGATTGTCCATCTTTAAAGCTGCACACATGTCCACACTGTAATCGCTCCTTCAAGGGCCTCAATTACTTCCGCTGCCATGTTAAAAGCCATTTAG GTTGTAAGCCTTTTAAGTGCACAGTGTGTGAAAAGGAGTTTCTGACTGGGTACCTGCTGAAGAAACACATGGAGATCCACGTCAGCGAGAGGAGGTACAAGTGCGGCGAGTGCGGCAAACTGTACAAGACCATCGGGCACGTCCGGGAACACATGAGGGCGCACTCGGACGAAAGGCCGTACCACTGCGCCAGGTGCAACAAGGGGTACAAGACCAAG AATGCATTGCAGGTCCATCAGAGGACGCACGGCGACGAGAAACCGTACGTGTGTCAGTTCTGCATGAAAGGATTCAGAGAGAAAGGCTCTCTAGTGCGACACGTCCGCCATCACACGGGGGAGAAGCCTTTCAAGTGTCCCAAATGCGGCCGAGCCTTTGCCGAGCACGGGACGCTAAACCGACACATGCGCGCCAAAG GTGGCTGCCATAAGGACGATTCCAGCCTGGAAGAGGCTTCAGTGACAGAAGATCAGGCATCGGTGGAAAGCCTCACGACGGAAACCATCATCTCAGACGACCCGCACGCGGTCCTGGTGGAGTTCTCCTCAGTGGTGGCAGACACACAGGAGTACATCATCAAG ACACAAACGGCAGAGGATGTGCGGGAACAAGAAGTAACCCTCATTCAGGACAGCCAGAATGAG ATGGGGAATCACATCATGAAAGTCGTGCAGCGAATCGTCAGCCAGTCGCGAGGCAGCAACGGCACGGGCAGCCGCCAGATCATCGTGCGCAACACCGCCGTGGACGAGGAAGGCGCGTCCATCTCCGACTGCGGCGACACCATCACCATCGCCACGCCAGAAAGCCTGACGGAACAGGTGGCCATGACGCTGGCTTCGGCCATCGGCGACGGCACATTGCTCACCACCTCAGGCGCCTTGGATGCTTCGGTCGGGACTGTTACTATGGTTACCTCAGAGGAGACGGTGCAGGAGGAAATCCAGATGgtgcaacagcaggaggagTACGTGATCACAACCCCTGAAGAGGTGGAGATCCAGACAGTGATTGTATGA
- the e4f1 gene encoding transcription factor E4F1 isoform X4: protein MNVENNHTAETEAEATSNGSETITIQSTLGDEDEDVHKCGRCQTEFSALEAFIQHKLQQGCKRVEAREASDQDGSQEVNATNGTSPIDIQNSDSASSDKKVKSLADKNSGPLGRGHRRKITSHKVTEQTDGSDSPVSDNGVDDKHLYKVNQEGRTSFHTKGSLVRHNRRHTDERPYRCNLCGHSFRESGALTRHLKAITPCTEKIRFAQYKEILVSKDGLQKGVADDDDDDDAAAAAAAVAVTEQQEVVVVEQESEEQVVEAQTAVVSVVEADSQEVLHQVHFTMEVDGTTQEQQLVVEQSQAEALAAAAAAGDSLICQAIINSGIALGAEEAMVEETSETTEMIHEEDSECPDDEEEDEEEENIPEVQVKEEILELEIPKEAAVDGSDCPSLKLHTCPHCNRSFKGLNYFRCHVKSHLGCKPFKCTVCEKEFLTGYLLKKHMEIHVSERRYKCGECGKLYKTIGHVREHMRAHSDERPYHCARCNKGYKTKNALQVHQRTHGDEKPYVCQFCMKGFREKGSLVRHVRHHTGEKPFKCPKCGRAFAEHGTLNRHMRAKGGCHKDDSSLEEASVTEDQASVESLTTETIISDDPHAVLVEFSSVVADTQEYIIKTQTAEDVREQEVTLIQDSQNEMGNHIMKVVQRIVSQSRGSNGTGSRQIIVRNTAVDEEGASISDCGDTITIATPESLTEQVAMTLASAIGDGTLLTTSGALDASVGTVTMVTSEETVQEEIQMVQQQEEYVITTPEEVEIQTVIV from the exons ATGAATGTCGAAAATAATCATACGGCAGAGACCGAAGCTGAAGCAACGAGCAACGGCAGTGAGACCATCACCATCCAGTCTACGCTGGGAGATGAAG ATGAAGATGTGCATAAATGCGGACGCTGTCAGACCGAGTTTTCGGCGCTGGAGGCTTTTATCCAGCACAAGCTGCAACAGGGCTGCAAACGTGTGGAAGCACGGGAGGCCAGCGACCAGGATGGCAGTCAAGAG GTCAACGCAACAAATGGAACGTCTCCCATAGACATACAAAATTCTGACAGCGCCTCTTCAGATAAAAAAGTGAAGAGCCTCGCTG ACAAAAACTCTGGCCCGTTGGGCCGAGGTCACAGGAGGAAGATCACTTCACATAAAGTGACTGAGCAGACGGATGGTAGTGACTCGCCTGTATCTGACAATGGCGTTGACGACAAGCACTTGTACAAAGTCAACCAAGAAGGACG GACCTCCTTCCATACGAAAGGCTCCCTGGTTCGTCACAACCGCCGTCACACTG ATGAGCGGCCATATCGTTGCAACCTTTGTGGCCATTCGTTTAGGGAGTCGGGCGCCCTCACGAGACACCTGAAAGCCATCACGCCGTGCACAGAAAAGATCCGCTTTGCTCAGTACAAGGAGATCCTGGTCAGCAAAGATGGCCTGCAAAAAG GAgttgctgatgatgatgatgatgatgatgctgctgccgccgccgccgcagttGCTGTGACTGAGCAGCAAGAAGTGGTGGTTGTAGAGCAAGAGTCTGAGGAGCAGGTTGTAGAAGCTCAGACGGCTGTTGTCAGTGTGGTGGAAGCTGACTCTCAAGAGGTCCTTCATCAGGTCCACTTCACAATGGAGGTGGATGGAACCacacaggagcagcag CTTGTTGTGGAGCAGTCGCAGGCAGAAGCTCTggctgcagccgcagcagcggGCGACAGCCTCATCTGCCAGGCCATCATCAACTCCGGCATCGCACTGGGCGCAGAAGAAGCCATGGTTGAAGAAACCTCGGAGACGACGGAGATGATTCATGAAGAGGACTCCGAGTGCccggatgatgaggaggaagacgaggaggaggaaaatatCCCTGAGGTCCAGGTGAAAGAAGAGATTTTGGAGCTGGAGATACCCAAAGAG GCAGCTGTTGATGGCAGCGATTGTCCATCTTTAAAGCTGCACACATGTCCACACTGTAATCGCTCCTTCAAGGGCCTCAATTACTTCCGCTGCCATGTTAAAAGCCATTTAG GTTGTAAGCCTTTTAAGTGCACAGTGTGTGAAAAGGAGTTTCTGACTGGGTACCTGCTGAAGAAACACATGGAGATCCACGTCAGCGAGAGGAGGTACAAGTGCGGCGAGTGCGGCAAACTGTACAAGACCATCGGGCACGTCCGGGAACACATGAGGGCGCACTCGGACGAAAGGCCGTACCACTGCGCCAGGTGCAACAAGGGGTACAAGACCAAG AATGCATTGCAGGTCCATCAGAGGACGCACGGCGACGAGAAACCGTACGTGTGTCAGTTCTGCATGAAAGGATTCAGAGAGAAAGGCTCTCTAGTGCGACACGTCCGCCATCACACGGGGGAGAAGCCTTTCAAGTGTCCCAAATGCGGCCGAGCCTTTGCCGAGCACGGGACGCTAAACCGACACATGCGCGCCAAAG GTGGCTGCCATAAGGACGATTCCAGCCTGGAAGAGGCTTCAGTGACAGAAGATCAGGCATCGGTGGAAAGCCTCACGACGGAAACCATCATCTCAGACGACCCGCACGCGGTCCTGGTGGAGTTCTCCTCAGTGGTGGCAGACACACAGGAGTACATCATCAAG ACACAAACGGCAGAGGATGTGCGGGAACAAGAAGTAACCCTCATTCAGGACAGCCAGAATGAG ATGGGGAATCACATCATGAAAGTCGTGCAGCGAATCGTCAGCCAGTCGCGAGGCAGCAACGGCACGGGCAGCCGCCAGATCATCGTGCGCAACACCGCCGTGGACGAGGAAGGCGCGTCCATCTCCGACTGCGGCGACACCATCACCATCGCCACGCCAGAAAGCCTGACGGAACAGGTGGCCATGACGCTGGCTTCGGCCATCGGCGACGGCACATTGCTCACCACCTCAGGCGCCTTGGATGCTTCGGTCGGGACTGTTACTATGGTTACCTCAGAGGAGACGGTGCAGGAGGAAATCCAGATGgtgcaacagcaggaggagTACGTGATCACAACCCCTGAAGAGGTGGAGATCCAGACAGTGATTGTATGA